One segment of Solanum lycopersicum chromosome 1, SLM_r2.1 DNA contains the following:
- the LOC101249212 gene encoding protein SRC2-like: MDWRPFDVTVISATGIKNVNYFSTMDVYVEISILGYAKNTKRTFIDKKGGTSPTWNYTMKFTLDEPSLTKSGLFLCFRIRSSRFSGDKDIGIVSIPINDIFGQSNAGPDGSAEKIVEYQVFTPVNGKPKGTLKFSYKFGKKYEQTSELMYKNVNQLNSNYHQNMPVTAYPYAQTGANNMPTPGMGYGTPNPNHGMAYQQPAGGYPPASYNGGGFPPAAGYPTSGYPPTGYPPSGYGYVQQQQQQHQQQVYGGYPPAMQQVQKPQKKSNLGGMGAGVGLGLAGGLLGGMLVGEMISDDTDSYDQGYDDAMDDMDY, translated from the coding sequence ATGGATTGGCGTCCCTTTGATGTCACGGTGATCTCCGCCACAGGCATAAAGAATGTCAATTACTTCTCTACCATGGATGTTTATGTCGAAATTTCAATATTAGGTTATGCAAAAAATACAAAGAGAACCTTCATTGATAAAAAAGGTGGAACAAGTCCTACATGGAATTACACAATGAAATTCACATTAGATGAACCTTCCCTCACAAAGTCTGGCCTTTTCCTCTGTTTCCGTATCAGATCTTCTCGCTTTTCCGGTGATAAGGATATCGGAATTGTCTCAATCCCTATAAATGATATCTTCGGTCAATCTAATGCCGGCCCTGATGGCAGCGCTGAGAAAATTGTGGAGTATCAAGTTTTTACCCCTGTTAATGGTAAACCTAAAGGTACTCTCaagttttcttataaatttgggAAGAAATATGAACAAACTTCTGAACTAATGTACAAAAATGTAAATCAACTTAATAGCAACTACCATCAAAATATGCCTGTGACGGCTTATCCATATGCCCAGACCGGAGCTAATAATATGCCAACACCTGGCATGGGGTACGGAACGCCGAATCCCAATCATGGGATGGCGTATCAACAACCAGCAGGAGGATATCCTCCTGCTAGTTATAACGGTGGTGGATTTCCCCCAGCTGCTGGATATCCAACATCGGGATATCCACCAACAGGATATCCACCGTCTGGTTATGGATACGttcaacaacaacagcaacagcaccAACAACAAGTTTACGGAGGATATCCACCCGCGATGCAACAAGTGCAAAAGCCACAGAAAAAGAGCAATCTTGGAGGGATGGGAGCAGGAGTGGGATTGGGTTTGGCTGGAGGGTTGCTTGGTGGTATGTTGGTTGGTGAAATGATTTCTGATGATACAGATTCTTACGATCAAGGGTACGATGATGCCATGGACGATATGGATTATTAA
- the LOC101249496 gene encoding SART-1 family protein DOT2 isoform X2, which yields MELAGRNTDKKKNKLIGIHGGDVKGEEEIQIIRTDEFGRNLTPKESFRLFSHQFHGKGPGKKKQEKRIRQHQKELKMKNPSLSVAERMTKSQAQFKIVLSGHIQPADKGMLGDKKVGHVSGIKRKSDSGQYSRCLKFHNI from the exons ATGGAATTGGCTGGTCGAAACAcagataagaagaaaaacaagctCATTGGGATTCATGGTGGTGATGTGAAAGGGGAAGAAGAGATACAAATTATCAGGACTGATGAATTTGGGCGAAATCTAACTCCAAAGGAGTCCTTTAGGTTATTTTCACATCAATTTCATGGGAAGGGGCCAGGAAAGAAGAAGCAAGAGAAACGTATACGGCAACACCAGAAGGAACTGAAGATGAAAAATCCATCACTATCTGTGGCGGAGAGGATGACAAAGTCTCAGGCTCAATTTAAAATTGTTCTAAGCGGACATATTCAACCAGCTGACAAGGGCATGCTTGGTGATAAGAAGGTTGGACATGTTTCGGGCATAAAACGCAAGTCTGATTCAGGACAATATTCGCGCTGCCTTAAATTCCACAAT ATTTAG
- the LOC101249496 gene encoding SART-1 family protein DOT2 isoform X1 produces MELAGRNTDKKKNKLIGIHGGDVKGEEEIQIIRTDEFGRNLTPKESFRLFSHQFHGKGPGKKKQEKRIRQHQKELKMKNPSLSVAERMTKSQAQFKIVLSGHIQPADKGMLGDKKVGHVSGIKRKSDSGQYSRCLKFHNENGGLRDFKI; encoded by the exons ATGGAATTGGCTGGTCGAAACAcagataagaagaaaaacaagctCATTGGGATTCATGGTGGTGATGTGAAAGGGGAAGAAGAGATACAAATTATCAGGACTGATGAATTTGGGCGAAATCTAACTCCAAAGGAGTCCTTTAGGTTATTTTCACATCAATTTCATGGGAAGGGGCCAGGAAAGAAGAAGCAAGAGAAACGTATACGGCAACACCAGAAGGAACTGAAGATGAAAAATCCATCACTATCTGTGGCGGAGAGGATGACAAAGTCTCAGGCTCAATTTAAAATTGTTCTAAGCGGACATATTCAACCAGCTGACAAGGGCATGCTTGGTGATAAGAAGGTTGGACATGTTTCGGGCATAAAACGCAAGTCTGATTCAGGACAATATTCGCGCTGCCTTAAATTCCACAAT GAAAATGGTGGCCTGCGtgatttcaag ATTTAG